The nucleotide sequence GCCTTGCCCCTCGTTGGAGGCTCAGAAAAGATACAGGACATTCCCTCTACTGTCAAGCGCTGAGACAAAGAGAGCACCAAGACTGGCGTACACGGTCCTTTCCCCTCTTTACTGTGAGCCTGTGAATCACGCGCCCATACAGCAGGCTCTACACTTGCCGCATGCCCAAGCACAGCCCTCACCTGGACGCCTTCGTCCGGGATGTTCTGGGTGGCGGGGCGGCCCTCCTACACCAAGAAGAGGCCAGCTCGCCGCAGCTTGTCAACGCTGACAGCCTGGGTTGGTCGCAGGCGGTGTGCCGGGGCTTTGGATATTCACAGGTGTACAGCCATCAGGCCGAGGTGTACCAGCGGCTGAAGGCAGGCGAACACGTCATCGTGACCACGCCGACTGCCAGCGGCAAGACCGGCGCGTTCTTTCCGGCAGCGTTTGAGCGGCTGGAGCAGCAGCCCGACGCCACTGCGCTGTTTATCTATCCGCTGGTAGCACTGGGGCAGGATCAGCGCGGCAAGCTGGAAGATTTCTTGCAGGCGGGACAATTCGGCTGGGACATCGGAGCATTTCAGGGGAGTGCCGACGCCGGGCAGGTCTTCAGAGAAGGCGTGCGGATGGTGACAGCTACGCCCGACAAGCTGCACTGGGCGCTGACACATCCGGCAGTTCAGCGCTTTCTGAGCCAACTGGCACTGGTGGTTCTCGACGAAGCGCACACGTATCGGGGCGGATTTGGCAGCGAGGTCGCCGGGATGCTGCGCCGACTGCTTGATCTGGCCCGCCTGCTGGGAGCCGATCCGCAGGTGGTGATGAGTACCGCCACCATCGGTAATCCGGCGCAGTTTGCCGAGGAACTGACGGGCCTGAAGGTGCAGGAAGTAAGCGAATCGGGCGCGGGCAGGCACGGCAAACAGTACGTGCTGGCCGATCACGGCGGGCAGCCACGCCGCTTCTGGGACGCGGTGATGCAGGCCAGCGTGCGCCGCGAGTTGAAGGTGCTTGCTTTCTTCCGGGGGCGCAGCCGGGCAGCAAGGCTGTACGGGACGTACCGCAACAACCCGGCGTATGCCCGCCACGCACATCTGTACATGGCCGGAACAAGTGACCGGGAAGGCCGCCTGAGCGAGTTCCGCCGCTCGCCCAGCGGGGTGATGTTCGCCACCAACGCGCTCGAAGCGGGCGTGGATATCGGGGATCTGGAAGTGGTGATTCTGGATGGCTACCCCGGTACGCGCATGGCCTTCCGGCAGATGGCAGGCCGCGCTGGACGCATTGCGCCGGGACTGGTACTGTATCTGCCTGCACTGGATGACCGGGGTTTGCCGCATCCGGTGGACGCCTTTTACAGCAACGCCGGGAACTTCCGCGAGCTGCTGCTGGGGCCGCTGGAACGCGCCGTGGTCGAAGCCGACAATCCGTTTCTGGCTCCGCGCCACTTCGACCGTGCGCACGAGGAACGGCGGGCGGCGGGCCTGAGTGCCGACCCTGTGACCCCGCCGCGTTACTGGAATCTGCGCGGAGAAGGCAGCGCCCGCTTTTCGGTGATCGAGGAGAGCGAGTGGGCCAAGCACGGCGCAGCGTGTTTCAATGCCCCGCTGGAAAGCCCGGCGCAGCATTACGCGCTGGTCGAGAAACACGTGGACGCCGTGTTCGAGCTGGAAGGCCAGACCTACCGGGTGACGCGCTGGATCGAACATCCCAGCGGTACTGCCATTCTGGTGGAAAAGCACGCCGTTTCCGGGGTGTTTACGCGGGGGCTGCATCAGACAAGCGTGGAAACGCGGCGCATGGGCGAGTGGCAGCGCCGGGGGCCGCTGGTGTATCGGCACGGCGAGGTGACGGTGCGGCGGCGATACACCGGCTACACGCTGATGAAAACCGTCTTCGAGCGGGCGTGTGCCAATTGCGACCGAGAGCCGGGGCTGAACGAGCGCACCTGCAAGGCGTGTGGGGGCCGCATTATCGACCGGATGCAGGATCACCGCCTGAGCGAATACCTGTTTGAAGAGCCGAAGCAACTGGAGCCGCTTCAGACGCGGGCGCTGGAAGTCGGGGTGGATGCCCGCGCCTCCGACATGCCCGACGCCGTGGCGCATACGCTCAAGCACCTGCTTCAGAAGCTGATTCCCGAGCGGGTCGCCTGTGACGAGAATGATCTGGCGGGGGCCTTCCGAGACGGCAAGGACACCTATTTTTTTCTGTACGACGACTGGAAGGGCGGCCTTGGCGTGACCCGGCGGGCCTACGAACAGATGGACGAACTGCTGAAACGCGCCCTGGAACTGACGCAGAAGACCTGCTGCGTGGACGGCTGCTACGCCTGCATCGCCGTCAGCCGCTGCTCGTCGCCGTTTTATGCCAGTGGAGAGCGCCGCCCGACCCACAAAGCTGCCACCCGGCACTACCTTCAGGAACTGCTGGGTGTCCAGCCGCCCACACCGGAAGAAGAGGCCGCCCCGCTGCCGATTCCTGCTGCCAACTGGCCGCTTCAGGCCCGCGAACTGCTCGACCTGTACGGCCTGTCGCTGACCGAAGTGAGCGCCCGCCTGGGGCTTCCCAGCCGCGAGATTCAGCGGGGGATGGGGCAGCACGGGCCACTGCGGTTGCTGCACCCCAGCTTTGGGGAAGGCGTGCTGATGCAGGGCGCGGGCTCGGGAGACGCCCGCACTGCGCTGGTGTATTTTCCCGGCGTGGGACAGAAGAAACTGCTGGTGAAGGTGGCGGGGCTGCAAGCGGTGGAGAGCGGCGCGGCGCTGGGAGGAAGACCAGGCGGCTGAATTCAGACTGCTGTTCTGGCAGCGCTCCGGCATTCATCCCCTCTTCCCTCCCCCGCTCCCCTGCTATGATGCCTCCAGGTCAAACGCGCCGATTCCCGAACCGGGGAGTTGGCCGTTACCGGAAGCTGACAGCCGCTCTGTGCAACCACATACGGCGGTGTTGGGCAGCCTCCCTCAATTCACTACCGCTTCGCCGGACTGATCTCCTGTGCCGCTCTTGCTGCTCGGGTGAGCTGAGCCGTGCGAGCGCCGGGCTGTACACCGCCCAGGAGGCCACGTCAGCGGCATGGAACCCACTCCACGTATTCCCCCACATAACAACGACGCCGAGATCAGTGTGCTGGGCAGCATTCTGCTCGATAACGACGCCCTGATTCAGCTTGGTGACAGCGTGAGTGCCGAGATGTTCTACCGCGAGAGCCACCGCAAGATTTTTACCTGCATGCGGACTTTGCAGGAGCGCGGCGAACCGGTGGATCTGGTCACTCTCAGCGACGACCTGCGAACCCGCAACCAGCTCGACGAGGTGGGCGGCCTGAGCTACCTGATCGGCCTGTCGGAACAGGTGCCCACCGCCGCGTATGCCGAGCATTACGCCCGCATCGTGCAGGAGAAGTACACGCTCAGAACGCTGATTCAGGCGTCGGGGCGCGTGATGCAGCTTGCGTATGAAGCGCAGTTGCCGCTCGAGGACCTGCTCGACCGCTCGGAGAAGCTGATCTTCGAGGTGGCCGAGCAGAAGAAGAGCAGCGAGGCCACGCAGGCCATGAGCGACGTGGTGCACGACACCTTCGAGTACATCACACTGCTGCACAGCAACAGGGGCATTCCAGACGGCGTGGCGAGCGGCTTCCGCGACCTCGACGAACAGATTTCGGGCCTCCAGAAGGGCAGCCTGAACGTGCTGGCCGCTCGCCCGAGCATGGGAAAAACCGCGTTTGCCCTGTCTATCGCACAGAATGTGGCGCTGCGCGGCGAAAAGGTGGTGGCGGTCTTCAGTCTGGAAATGCCCGCCGTGCAGCTTGCCCTACGGATGCTGTGCAGCGAGGGCCGCGTGGACATGAACCGCATTCGCAGCGGGCAGCTGGGCGAGCGCGATTTCGAGCGGCTGGCACACGCGGCGGGGCGGCTGGCCGAGGCTCCGATGGTGATCGACGACGAACCCGATCTGACCATCAACGCCCTTCGGAGCAAACTGCGCCGCATTGCTGCACAGCACGGCCAACTGGGGTTGGTGGTGATCGATTATTTGCAGCTGATGTCGGGCAACAAGAGCGGCAACGGGGGCAACGAGAACAGGCAGCAGGAAATCAGCCTGATCAGCCGTTCGCTCAAAAGTATCGCCCGCGAGATGGAAGTGCCGATTATGGTCCTGAGTCAGCTGTCGCGTGCCGTCGAGCAGCGGCCCAATCACCGGCCCATGCTGTCGGATCTGCGCGAGTCGGGCGCTATCGAGCAGGACGCCGATATCGTGATGTTCATCTACCGCGACGAGTATTACAACAAGGAAACCGATCAGCAGGGCATTGCCGAGATCATTATCGGCAAGCAGCGAAATGGCCCGGTCGGAACCGTGAAACTGCAATTTCACAGCGCACACGTCCGTTTTAACGATCTCGCCCCAGAAGGCGTATGAAGCCCTTTTTCTTTCAACATTCGACTTCGGGAGGCCTATGAGCGACGAACAGAAACAGGCCACCGGAAGCGCAGCAGGCAGACGCCGCAGACGCAAACGCGGAAGCGGCCCCCGCTCGGCGGGAAGTGGCCCGGCAGGCACCCCCCAGGCCACCAACGCACAACCCCTCGGCAGCGCGGGGCTGCCTGAAAAGCAAGTCAGTGCGCCTGCCGGGGGCCAGGGCAACGCGGCCCAGCCGGGAAGCAACCCGCAGCGCCGTGGACGACAACCCGCACCCAAACGCCCGCCCAAGAAACCGCCTGCCGAGCCGCGTATCGGTGTCGGGTGCATCGTGCTGCGCGGCGACGAGATTCTGATGGTGCGCGAGAAGGGTCGCTGGAGCCTGCCCAAAGGCGGCCTGGATGCCGGAGAACTGGTGCAGCAGGGCGCGATCCGCGAAACCTATGAGGAAACCGGGCTGAATGTCGAGCTGCGCGAACTGGCCTTCGTGGTCGAGTTTCAGGCCAAGACCTGGGGCCACCACCTGCAATTTTTCTATCTGGGGCGCGAGGTGGGTGGCACGCTGGGGCCGCGAGACCCCGACCGCGAGGTGCAGGAGGCCAAGTTCATTCCGCTGCGGCTGCTGCGTGAGTACCTGCGCTTTCGGCCCCGGCTGGTAGCCCTGGAAACCTGGCTGCGCGAACGCAGACCCCGCCACTTCGTCTTCGACCTCGACCGCGAACCCGCCATGCTGAGAACGCGGCGACGGGTGGGCGAAAAAGACGCGGTGGTCAGCGAGTAACGCGGCACCCGGCTGCCCTCTGTCTTACTCGATCATTTGACGGTGCCGATGCTGTCCAGCGTGTTCAGAGCGGCGCGTCCGCTGGGGTCGATGGGCAGCAGTCTGCGCCCCGCCACCATGAGTTGCCCGATGCTCAGCGACACGTCGAGCGCCCGCACACTCAGATGCAGCCCCGTCACACCCTGAAGGCCCGTCAGGTGGTGGGTCATCCACTGGCCCGTCTGCACGCCCGGCTGGGCCAGATAGCTCAGCGCTCCCTCGCGAAAGTCGCTGTGGACACGCGGAGAGAACAGATACACGTCACCCTGCTCCCAGTCGGGCAGATTCGGCCCGCTTTGGTGGCCCGCGTACCTTCCCGGGCGGTCGGTGGGGCGCAGCGGCTTGATTCGCAGCGGAAAGGGAGTCCGGCTGGGCCGCAGTTCCTCGCCGCCGCCGAACACATCGAGCCGCCATGTCAGATCGAGGTCGCCGCTCAGGGCTTCCGGCCATTCGAAGCGCAGATGCAGCGTCTGGGGGTGGCCGTATCGTCCGTCGCTCATCACGTTCAGCCAGCCGCCGTCCAGCGACACGGTGTATCCCGATGCCCGGTATTCGTGCAGCCAGCGCCCTCCCTGACCAAGCACCCGCGACACGGTGCGCGGTGGCTCGGGCACAGCGGCAGCACTCGGCGGCTGAAGCAGTGCGGGCGCCTCACTGACGATCAGTGGACTTCCGGCAGGGAGCTGCGACTGATAGCGCGTCCAGAGCTGCCCGGCCTGCTCCTGTAGCCCGGCGCGTTCGGCGTAATACGACGCCAGCCCCGGCTCGGACGCCGAGACCCAGCCCACCAGCCTGCGCCGCACATCCTGACGAATACGCTGAGGCAACTGTCCGGCCAGCACCACCCGCAGCGCCTCGTTGCGGAACATATACTGCGCCTCGTTGTCGGGCGCGATTCGGATCGGCGTGAAATCCGAGACGCGTAGCGCCACACCCGTCTCGACCTCGATCAGAATCTGACGTTCCAGGGCGCCTTGCAGCACGGCCTCGCTGCGTTCCTCGCTCAGCGCCAGCACCACCTGAGCAGTCTGCCGATCAAAACTGCCATTGACCGCACTCAGGCGGCTCATGGCGTCGCGTACCGTCTCGGGCCAGTCTTCCGCCTCGCTGAGCAGGGTGCTGCGAACCGACGGCGGTAACATGGCGCTCGCCACGTCGCTGCCGCTGTCCGGGTCGGCAGCCTGAAACGCCTGAAGCAGCCCGCGCAGATGCAGCGGATTGCCCTCGCTGCGCTGAAACAGCTGGGAGGCCACCTGATGAATGTGTCGGCGCTCGGCCTCGGACAGTCCGGGGCGTTGCCAGAACACCGGCCCCAGCGCTGCTTCCATGCTGGCGAAGGTGAGCGGCTGCACCGCCAGCGCCTGTACCGCCCCCGAGCGCCGCAGCAGCCGCCGGAAATACGGCAGGCGGTCCGGGTGTTCGCGGCTGAGCAGCAGAAATAGACGCGGCCCCTCGTTGCCCATCTGAAGGCTGCATTCCAGCAGCGTCACCAGATCGGCTCCGGCTGCATCGGCCTCTTCGACGATCAGCAGCAGCGGGCGGGTCAGCCGCGCCAGGATGACCGCCACCTTGACGATGTCTTCGTCGAGAGACGCTGGCTGAAGCAGCACCTGCCACAGTGTCTGCGTTCCCTCGATATCGGTCAGCCGCAACAACCCCTGTGCCAGCGCTGCCAGCATCAGGCGGCCCGACGCTCCAGCGGTCAGGTGCAGGCTCTCCCAGGTCAAGCGCCGCGACAGAGCATTTGCCAGATAACTCTTGCCGATGCCCGGCGGCCCACTCAGCATCAGCAGTTGCGGCTGGACGGCAGCCCGCTCGTACACACGGGCCAGCACCTGTTCTTCGGCAGGACGTGCGAACTCTGGCGGCTGCGTGTCCCAGTCCCAGGCCCCGAACAGCGGCTCTTTTCGCCCCGGCGTGGGCGGCCCGGCAACCGCAGCCTGAGACCCCAGCAGCGCCGCCGAAGCGCTCTCATGTGTGCTGGCGGCAGGCGGATGCGGCGCGTGGTCGGCCTGCCCGTCGGGAAAGGCAAGGGCCGCGCCCGACGGTCTATCGGCCTCTGGCGGTGCGCTGCCTTCCCCATCCATGTCGGCTACGCTGGCAAAGCCGATGGTCTCGGCGCGGGCCGCGATCAGCCGGGTGGCCCAGGTCTGTCCGGCGGCGGCGTAGCGACTGTACGTCTGCGCCAGCATAGCCTCGACCCGCTCGCAGTACACCCAGCGCTGCTGCTCGACCCACATCTGAAAATTGCTGCTGCCCAGATCTTCCAGGCCACACAGCGGCAGACCGCGCAACGTCGCCAGCCACGCGGCCAGCTCGGTCTGATCCATGTCTCCAGACTGGCGCATCCACTGATCGAGGTCGGTCTCTACGTGCTCCAGCGAAAGCATCTGGTGGCTGGGCGGAAAGATATCGAGGCCCGCCGCCCGGATGCGTGCGAGTTCGACCCGCAGATTCGTCCGCGCCTCCGGGCTGTTCCACAGCAGGTCAGCCAGCCGCTCGCGGTGCTGAGGCACACGCTCGGCAGCCAGATACACCAGCAGCGCCAGCGCCTTGGCCGACAGCACCACCACCTTTCCATCCTGAGTGACATGAACATGGCCGAGCAAATGCACCGTCAGCACTACACGCCTCCCTGGAACACTCACCGCACCGATTTCAGCGCGGTGCTTAACCTCTCATGCCTGACCTCTTCCAATCGGTTCACAGGGAGAAACCTGTTCGGAGAACGTTCATTACGGCACCTAACGGCGGGCAAGAATGAAAACAGGCAGTGGGAACACAGAGGTGAAAAGGCGGCGGCTGCCCAGCGAGGAGAGGAGCGACACAGTCCAGATCAAGCGCTTCTCATGACGCTACGTTCATTCGATTTTAATACGGTGTATCTGAACAATTCAGAATCATCTTGCTTTCTTTGGAAGGCCTACAGGAATTTCTCATCTTCTTGAAGTGTCGCTGCGCCCGAACGCACGCTCGCGGCTCAGTTCGAGGGCGAGCTTCCCGAGGTATCAGGAACGCTGCTGCTGTCGGGTACCACATTATAAGGAGCGGGGTCGGGCGTGGACAGAGCTGGCGGCGGGGACGTGGGCGGAATGGTCGGGGTCACGTCGCTGGAGGAGTCGGACGGGTCGGGCAGCGGCGTCAGATCGGAAGGCACCTGCTGAGACGGGGCGCTGTCCGGGCTATCTACGGGCGGAGCCGCGTCCTGGGTTGCCGAATCCTGAGACGTCGTATCGGTGGGGGTTGAAGTATCGGCGGGAGAGACGTTGTTCGGGACGGTTGCAGGATCAGGCACCACCTGTGAAGACGGCGTGGGACCAGCTGACTGGGAATCGGTTGACTGGGGATCAGTAAGTTGGGGATCAGTCGCGGCTGAACTCTGATCGGGGGCAGACGGGTCTGGAAGCGGCTGAACCGTATCGGGCTGGGCTGTGTTTGGCTGGGCTGTGGACGGCTCTGAAGTGGGGTCCGTTGCTCCGCTGTCGGGTGTGCTGGACGCGTCACCGTTGGGCAGGGCGTCGGCGGGTGCCGTGTCGGTGGGCACCACGTCCGGCGTGCTCTGGTCTGCCTGTGGCTCGACTGGAACAGGATCAGGTTCAGTCACTGCCGGAGCCTGTTCCTGTGCGGGCTGCTCGCTGGGCGACACAGGATCAGGCGCAGAGCGGCCCCCGAACAGGCTTTTGAGGAATCCGCCGTTGCTGCCGCTGTCGGTCTTGAACGCCATCTGCACGCCGCGCACCTGCTGGAACGTCACCCCCTGTGGCGCAGAGAACTGCACGGCAGCCTGACCGTTCACCGCCGCCGCCGCCGCTTCCTGCCACACCGGGGCGGCCACCTCTCCGCTGTACGCCGTCTGGGGAAGCGCCGTGTTGTCGCTGCGGCCCACCCACACTGCCCCGCTCAGGCCCGGCGTAACGCCCGCGAACCACAGGTCGCGCACGTCGTTGGTGGTGCCGGTCTTGCCGCCCACCTCGCGCCCGTTGATGCGTGCCCGCCACCCCAGCCCCCCCTCGGCAGGCGTCAGGTCGTTGACCACGCCGCGCAGCATATCGAGGCCCAGAAAGGCCGTCTGGGTATCCCAGACCCGCTGGCTCTCGCTGGGAGCGACGGTCAGGATGGTCTTGCCGCTCTGCACCACTTTGGTAATCAGGCGCGGCGCGTGATAGATGCCGCCGTTGGCGAAGGGCGCATACGCCGCCGCCATCTGAAGCGGGCTGGCCTCCAGCGCCCCGATTGCCAGCGGCAGCCCGGTATCGGGGGCGGGCGACAGACCCAGTTCGCGCAGCTTCGACACGAAGGCGTTCAGCCCGACCTGCTGAGCAAGGCGCACGGTCGGCAGATTCAGCGAGTGATCGAGGGCGTACCGCAGCGTCACGCGGCGTCCGGTGGAGGTGCCGCTGTAATTCTTGGGCTGATAGTCGCCGTCAATCGGAGCGTCCAGAATGGTATCGGACTGCTTGAAGCCCTTGGAGAGCGCCAGCGTGTACAGCAGCGGCTTGATGCTGCTTCCGACCTGACGACGGGCGCGGGTGGCGTTGTTCCACGATTCCAGCACGCCGTCTCCGAGTTTCTGGCCCACCAGCGCGGTCACGTCGCCGTTTGCAGGGTTCATCAGGGCCAGACCGAGCGTCGCGCCGTTGGGCAGGCGAGCGTCACGGCTGGCGGCCTCGGCTCCTGCCTGCGCCTGATGGTTCAGGGTGGTGTACACCGTCACGTCAGAGCGGTACAGCACGCTGCGGCCCAGCCGGTCTGACAGGTCGCGCTCCACGGCGTCCAGAAAGCCGTCGGCAAAGCGCACCTGTGGAGCCGGAGAACTGGCTCTCTTGGCATCCGGGTCGCTCAGCCGCGCCGACACCAGATTACCCGCCGCGTCGTAACGCACGCTCCAGCCCACCGGCTGAAGGTGGTAATGCCACGCGGCGTCGGCCTGGGCCTGGGTGGCGCGGCCATCCTTGACCATGCGTTCCAGGATGTTGTGAATCAGGGGGCGATACGCCGGGTAATCGTTGTAGCGGCGGGCATTGGGGAGCAGGGTGGCAAGGTACGCGCTCTGGGCCAGATTGAGGCGCGAGGCATCGACGCCGAAGTAGGTGCGGGCAGCGTCCTGAGCGCCCAGCAGATCGGTGCGGCCCACGCCCCAGTACACCACGTTCAGATACGCGGTCAGAATCTCGTCTTTGGTGAAGCGGCGCTCGACCTGCACCGCCAGCAGCGCTTCTTTCAGCTTGCGGCTGAGGGTCTTTTCATCCTTGATGTCGAGCAGGATGGTGCTGCGAACGACCTGCTGCGTGATGGTGCTGCCGCCCTGGGTATCGCCCGACGCGCTGCGGAAAACCGCCCTCAGCAGTCCACGCGGGTCGATGCCACCGTGCTGATAGAAGCGGGTATCCTCGCTGGTCACGACGGCTTTTCGCAGCCACGAACTCATCTGATTGGCTTTCAGCAGCGAGCGGTTGACCCGCGCTCCACTCGACAGCGAGGGCGTGAGCGCCCCGATGATCTGTCCGTGGTCGTCTACGACGGTGGCCTTGCCCGCGTATTCCAGCACGTTCAGATCGTCCACGCGTTTCAGGTCGCTCTGCCACAGCAGCACCAGGCCCAGCAGCCCCACGCCGAGCAGCAGCGCCAGAATCAGCAGCGTCTTGAAGAGGTTTGCAATCAGCCGCATGGCGGGCCAGCCGGGGGGAGGAAGTTCATCACCGTTCTGCTTTCAGCATAGCGGGTAAAGCTGATGGAAGCTGAGAGAATGAGTGCCCGCCCCGTGTTCCGGTCTCGGAGCAACTGTGCGGATATCGGCAACAGGCCAGCAAGGCGGGTGCGCCATAATGACGGCATGGACACTCCAGAGACGCTGAGGCGTACACCGCTGCACGCCGCCCACCACCGCGCCGGGGCCAGGATGGTGCCGTTCGGCGGCTGGGACATGCCGGTTCAGTATCAGGGCGTCAAGGCCGAACACGCGGCGGTGCGGGAAGACGCGGGGATGTTCGACGTGTCGCACATGGGCGAATTCCGTATCTCGGGGCCGGACGCCGAGACGTTCCTGCAATACGTGACCACCAACGACGTTGCCAAACTGAAACCCGGACGCGCCCAGTACAACTGGCTGCCCGGAGAAACCGGCGGGCTGATCGACGACATCTATATCTACCGCGTGGCTGCCGATGAATTTCTGATGGTGGTGAACGCCAGCAACATCGGCAAGGACTGGGCGCACCTGCAAACGCAGGTCGGCAGCTACGAGGTGCAGCTCCGCGACGAATCGGACGCCTGGGGCCTGATCGCGGTGCAGGGGCCGAAGAGCGAGGAGAAGTTGCAGCCGCACTGCACCGCCGACCTGAGCCGCCGCACCAAGAACAGCTACTTTGCCGCCCGGCTGTTCGGCATGGATGTGTGGCTCGCCCGCACCGGCTACACCGGAGAAGACGGCTTCGAGGTCTTCGTGGCCGCCGACGAGGCCGAGGCGATGTGGAACAAGCTGCTGGCGATTGGCCTGACGCCTGCGGGCCTGGGCGCACGCGACACGCTGCGGCTGGAAGCGGGCTTTCCGCTGTACGGCCACGAGTTCTCCGATACCATCCACCCGCTCTCCAGCACGTATACCTGGGTGGTCAAGGACAAAGAGCACCTGGGACGCGCCCACATCGGCCTGCCCCCTCAGATGAAACTGATCGGGCTGGCGCTCGACAAGGTGCCGGTGCGCGAAGGCTACCCGGTGCTGCTGAACGGCGCGGCAGTGGGCCACATCACCAGTGGCAGCAGCAGCCCCACGCTCGGCCATCCGATTGCAATGGCCCTGGTCAGCGCCGATGCTGCCGACGCCGACACGTATGAGGTGGAAGTGCGCGGCAAGGCGCATGCGGCGCGGCGGGTGGCGCTGCCGTTCTACAAGCGCGTGTAGCGTGTGGCCTGTCGCTTGTAGAAACAGCCTGGGGAATCTGTTCCCCACACGCCACACCCCCTGCTTCACAAGCCCTCCTTTCCTACACATCCCCCCAGCAAATCAGGGAGAATACAGACCATGAATACCCCTTCTGACCTCAAGTACGCTCCCAGCC is from Deinococcus ruber and encodes:
- a CDS encoding NUDIX hydrolase, coding for MSDEQKQATGSAAGRRRRRKRGSGPRSAGSGPAGTPQATNAQPLGSAGLPEKQVSAPAGGQGNAAQPGSNPQRRGRQPAPKRPPKKPPAEPRIGVGCIVLRGDEILMVREKGRWSLPKGGLDAGELVQQGAIRETYEETGLNVELRELAFVVEFQAKTWGHHLQFFYLGREVGGTLGPRDPDREVQEAKFIPLRLLREYLRFRPRLVALETWLRERRPRHFVFDLDREPAMLRTRRRVGEKDAVVSE
- the dnaB gene encoding replicative DNA helicase, with the protein product MEPTPRIPPHNNDAEISVLGSILLDNDALIQLGDSVSAEMFYRESHRKIFTCMRTLQERGEPVDLVTLSDDLRTRNQLDEVGGLSYLIGLSEQVPTAAYAEHYARIVQEKYTLRTLIQASGRVMQLAYEAQLPLEDLLDRSEKLIFEVAEQKKSSEATQAMSDVVHDTFEYITLLHSNRGIPDGVASGFRDLDEQISGLQKGSLNVLAARPSMGKTAFALSIAQNVALRGEKVVAVFSLEMPAVQLALRMLCSEGRVDMNRIRSGQLGERDFERLAHAAGRLAEAPMVIDDEPDLTINALRSKLRRIAAQHGQLGLVVIDYLQLMSGNKSGNGGNENRQQEISLISRSLKSIAREMEVPIMVLSQLSRAVEQRPNHRPMLSDLRESGAIEQDADIVMFIYRDEYYNKETDQQGIAEIIIGKQRNGPVGTVKLQFHSAHVRFNDLAPEGV
- a CDS encoding DEAD/DEAH box helicase, encoding MPKHSPHLDAFVRDVLGGGAALLHQEEASSPQLVNADSLGWSQAVCRGFGYSQVYSHQAEVYQRLKAGEHVIVTTPTASGKTGAFFPAAFERLEQQPDATALFIYPLVALGQDQRGKLEDFLQAGQFGWDIGAFQGSADAGQVFREGVRMVTATPDKLHWALTHPAVQRFLSQLALVVLDEAHTYRGGFGSEVAGMLRRLLDLARLLGADPQVVMSTATIGNPAQFAEELTGLKVQEVSESGAGRHGKQYVLADHGGQPRRFWDAVMQASVRRELKVLAFFRGRSRAARLYGTYRNNPAYARHAHLYMAGTSDREGRLSEFRRSPSGVMFATNALEAGVDIGDLEVVILDGYPGTRMAFRQMAGRAGRIAPGLVLYLPALDDRGLPHPVDAFYSNAGNFRELLLGPLERAVVEADNPFLAPRHFDRAHEERRAAGLSADPVTPPRYWNLRGEGSARFSVIEESEWAKHGAACFNAPLESPAQHYALVEKHVDAVFELEGQTYRVTRWIEHPSGTAILVEKHAVSGVFTRGLHQTSVETRRMGEWQRRGPLVYRHGEVTVRRRYTGYTLMKTVFERACANCDREPGLNERTCKACGGRIIDRMQDHRLSEYLFEEPKQLEPLQTRALEVGVDARASDMPDAVAHTLKHLLQKLIPERVACDENDLAGAFRDGKDTYFFLYDDWKGGLGVTRRAYEQMDELLKRALELTQKTCCVDGCYACIAVSRCSSPFYASGERRPTHKAATRHYLQELLGVQPPTPEEEAAPLPIPAANWPLQARELLDLYGLSLTEVSARLGLPSREIQRGMGQHGPLRLLHPSFGEGVLMQGAGSGDARTALVYFPGVGQKKLLVKVAGLQAVESGAALGGRPGG
- a CDS encoding AAA family ATPase, coding for MLTVHLLGHVHVTQDGKVVVLSAKALALLVYLAAERVPQHRERLADLLWNSPEARTNLRVELARIRAAGLDIFPPSHQMLSLEHVETDLDQWMRQSGDMDQTELAAWLATLRGLPLCGLEDLGSSNFQMWVEQQRWVYCERVEAMLAQTYSRYAAAGQTWATRLIAARAETIGFASVADMDGEGSAPPEADRPSGAALAFPDGQADHAPHPPAASTHESASAALLGSQAAVAGPPTPGRKEPLFGAWDWDTQPPEFARPAEEQVLARVYERAAVQPQLLMLSGPPGIGKSYLANALSRRLTWESLHLTAGASGRLMLAALAQGLLRLTDIEGTQTLWQVLLQPASLDEDIVKVAVILARLTRPLLLIVEEADAAGADLVTLLECSLQMGNEGPRLFLLLSREHPDRLPYFRRLLRRSGAVQALAVQPLTFASMEAALGPVFWQRPGLSEAERRHIHQVASQLFQRSEGNPLHLRGLLQAFQAADPDSGSDVASAMLPPSVRSTLLSEAEDWPETVRDAMSRLSAVNGSFDRQTAQVVLALSEERSEAVLQGALERQILIEVETGVALRVSDFTPIRIAPDNEAQYMFRNEALRVVLAGQLPQRIRQDVRRRLVGWVSASEPGLASYYAERAGLQEQAGQLWTRYQSQLPAGSPLIVSEAPALLQPPSAAAVPEPPRTVSRVLGQGGRWLHEYRASGYTVSLDGGWLNVMSDGRYGHPQTLHLRFEWPEALSGDLDLTWRLDVFGGGEELRPSRTPFPLRIKPLRPTDRPGRYAGHQSGPNLPDWEQGDVYLFSPRVHSDFREGALSYLAQPGVQTGQWMTHHLTGLQGVTGLHLSVRALDVSLSIGQLMVAGRRLLPIDPSGRAALNTLDSIGTVK
- a CDS encoding transglycosylase domain-containing protein; this encodes MRLIANLFKTLLILALLLGVGLLGLVLLWQSDLKRVDDLNVLEYAGKATVVDDHGQIIGALTPSLSSGARVNRSLLKANQMSSWLRKAVVTSEDTRFYQHGGIDPRGLLRAVFRSASGDTQGGSTITQQVVRSTILLDIKDEKTLSRKLKEALLAVQVERRFTKDEILTAYLNVVYWGVGRTDLLGAQDAARTYFGVDASRLNLAQSAYLATLLPNARRYNDYPAYRPLIHNILERMVKDGRATQAQADAAWHYHLQPVGWSVRYDAAGNLVSARLSDPDAKRASSPAPQVRFADGFLDAVERDLSDRLGRSVLYRSDVTVYTTLNHQAQAGAEAASRDARLPNGATLGLALMNPANGDVTALVGQKLGDGVLESWNNATRARRQVGSSIKPLLYTLALSKGFKQSDTILDAPIDGDYQPKNYSGTSTGRRVTLRYALDHSLNLPTVRLAQQVGLNAFVSKLRELGLSPAPDTGLPLAIGALEASPLQMAAAYAPFANGGIYHAPRLITKVVQSGKTILTVAPSESQRVWDTQTAFLGLDMLRGVVNDLTPAEGGLGWRARINGREVGGKTGTTNDVRDLWFAGVTPGLSGAVWVGRSDNTALPQTAYSGEVAAPVWQEAAAAAVNGQAAVQFSAPQGVTFQQVRGVQMAFKTDSGSNGGFLKSLFGGRSAPDPVSPSEQPAQEQAPAVTEPDPVPVEPQADQSTPDVVPTDTAPADALPNGDASSTPDSGATDPTSEPSTAQPNTAQPDTVQPLPDPSAPDQSSAATDPQLTDPQSTDSQSAGPTPSSQVVPDPATVPNNVSPADTSTPTDTTSQDSATQDAAPPVDSPDSAPSQQVPSDLTPLPDPSDSSSDVTPTIPPTSPPPALSTPDPAPYNVVPDSSSVPDTSGSSPSN